A window of Marinitoga sp. 1197 contains these coding sequences:
- the istB gene encoding IS21-like element helper ATPase IstB, which produces MNNYIKLQNNLTELNLINIKTNLDKYLNLINTGEKSVIDALYELSELETKAKEKRAMNACVKVANFPFLKGIEDFNFQPGINKQEILDLKSLRFVENNENILFVGTPGVGKTHLAVSIGIECAKHRYSTYFIHFQDLMSQLKKALKENRLETRLKHFSKYKVLIIDEIGYLPIDTDASNLFFQLISKRYEKHSTIITTNMPFSSWGEIFGSPVLAQAILDRLLHHSHVISIKGESYRLKEKMDFFANSVSNS; this is translated from the coding sequence ATGAATAATTATATAAAACTACAAAATAATCTAACAGAATTAAATTTAATAAATATAAAAACCAATTTAGATAAATATTTGAACTTAATAAATACAGGAGAAAAAAGTGTAATAGACGCATTATATGAATTAAGTGAATTAGAAACAAAGGCAAAAGAAAAAAGAGCGATGAATGCATGTGTAAAAGTAGCTAATTTCCCATTTCTGAAAGGAATAGAAGATTTCAATTTTCAACCAGGAATAAATAAACAGGAAATTTTAGATTTAAAAAGCTTAAGATTTGTGGAAAATAATGAAAATATACTATTTGTAGGAACCCCTGGAGTTGGCAAGACACATCTTGCCGTCTCCATTGGAATAGAATGTGCAAAACATAGATATTCAACATATTTTATCCATTTCCAAGATTTAATGTCTCAATTAAAAAAAGCTCTTAAAGAAAATAGATTAGAAACAAGATTAAAGCATTTTTCGAAATACAAAGTATTAATAATAGACGAAATAGGATATTTGCCAATTGATACAGATGCTTCAAATTTATTTTTTCAATTAATATCAAAAAGATATGAAAAACACAGTACAATAATTACAACAAATATGCCATTTTCAAGTTGGGGTGAAATATTTGGTTCTCCAGTTTTGGCTCAAGCTATATTAGACAGATTATTACATCATTCTCATGTTATTTCAATTAAAGGTGAATCTTATAGATTAAAAGAAAAAATGGATTTTTTTGCTAATTCTGTTTCTAATTCTTAA
- the glgB gene encoding 1,4-alpha-glucan branching protein GlgB yields the protein MGTMLNEEILKIVNAEHHDPFSILGIHKLNEKEMVIRTFHPFAKSIEIINLNTKTKRRYKMEKIHPDGLFEKVLKRKTFFKYEFEYKDNNDNVWRSRDPYSFLPIISDYDLYLFNEGNNHKIYEKLGAHPMKIDGTKGTYFAVWAPNAKRVSVVGNFNNWDGRVHQMRVLGSSGVWEIFIPLVQEGDIYKFEIKTKDNNILLKSDPYAFYTEMRPKNASIVYDFHKKHEWKDKAWLERRKRTNWFEQPISIYEVHLGSWKKKNEDDFLNYKKLAHELAEYVKKHNYTHIEILPVLEHPLDESWGYQVTGYFSPTSRHGKPEDFMYFVDYMHQNNIGVILDWVPGHFPKDIHGLGKFDGTALYEHMDPRLGEHPDWGTYIFNYGRNEVKNFLISNALYWLDKFHIDGLRVDAVASMLYLDFSRKDGEWVPNRYGGRENLEAIEFIKYFNTITHQYFPGILTIAEESTAWPGVTKPVDFNGLGFSMKWNMGWMNDSLRYISKDPLYRKYHHNDLTFSMVYAYAENYILVLSHDEVVHEKGSMINKMPGDYWQKFANLRLFYSYMFAHPGKKLLFMGNDIGQFNEWNCKKSLDWNLLEFDSHKKLLQLVTDLNNLYQDNPALYELDHSPDGFEWIDYNDKENSVISFIRKGKNHEEMIIAIFNFTPVIRYNYRIGVPRDGFYKEILNTDSEIYWGSNVGNQGGVYAEKIPFHNREYSINLTLPPLAGIYFKWEKK from the coding sequence ATGGGAACAATGTTAAATGAAGAAATATTAAAAATAGTAAATGCTGAACATCACGATCCATTTTCAATATTGGGAATACACAAATTAAATGAAAAAGAAATGGTTATTAGAACTTTTCATCCTTTTGCTAAATCGATTGAAATAATAAACCTAAATACAAAAACTAAAAGAAGATACAAAATGGAAAAGATTCATCCTGATGGCTTATTTGAAAAGGTTTTAAAAAGAAAAACTTTTTTCAAATATGAATTTGAATATAAGGATAATAATGATAATGTATGGCGTTCAAGAGATCCTTACAGTTTCTTACCAATTATTTCAGACTATGATTTATATCTTTTTAATGAAGGTAACAATCACAAAATTTATGAAAAACTGGGTGCTCATCCTATGAAAATTGACGGGACAAAAGGTACTTATTTTGCCGTATGGGCCCCAAATGCTAAAAGAGTTAGTGTTGTTGGCAATTTCAATAATTGGGATGGTAGAGTTCATCAAATGAGAGTCCTGGGATCATCCGGTGTATGGGAAATATTTATTCCTTTAGTCCAGGAAGGGGATATATATAAATTTGAAATAAAGACAAAAGACAACAATATACTTTTAAAATCTGACCCTTATGCTTTTTATACTGAAATGAGACCAAAAAATGCTTCTATCGTTTATGATTTTCACAAAAAGCATGAATGGAAAGATAAAGCCTGGTTGGAAAGACGAAAAAGAACAAATTGGTTTGAACAACCTATTTCTATATATGAAGTACATCTTGGGTCATGGAAAAAGAAAAATGAAGATGATTTTCTAAATTATAAAAAATTAGCACATGAATTAGCAGAATATGTTAAAAAGCATAATTATACTCATATTGAAATTTTACCTGTTTTAGAACACCCTTTAGATGAATCGTGGGGATATCAGGTAACTGGATATTTTTCTCCTACTAGCAGGCATGGAAAACCTGAAGATTTTATGTATTTTGTAGATTATATGCATCAAAATAATATAGGAGTTATTCTTGACTGGGTTCCTGGGCATTTTCCAAAAGATATTCATGGACTCGGAAAATTTGATGGAACAGCACTTTATGAACATATGGATCCAAGACTTGGTGAACACCCTGATTGGGGAACATATATTTTTAATTATGGTAGAAATGAAGTAAAAAACTTTTTAATTTCAAATGCATTATACTGGCTGGATAAATTTCATATTGATGGTTTAAGAGTTGATGCTGTTGCTTCAATGCTATATTTAGATTTTAGCAGAAAAGATGGCGAATGGGTACCTAACAGATATGGTGGAAGAGAAAATCTTGAAGCAATAGAATTCATAAAATATTTCAATACAATTACACATCAATATTTTCCGGGAATTTTAACTATAGCCGAAGAATCCACAGCATGGCCTGGAGTAACAAAACCCGTTGATTTTAACGGTCTTGGATTTTCAATGAAATGGAATATGGGATGGATGAACGATTCTTTAAGATATATAAGTAAGGATCCTTTATATAGAAAATACCATCATAATGATCTTACATTTTCCATGGTATATGCTTATGCAGAAAATTACATTCTTGTATTATCACATGACGAGGTAGTCCATGAAAAAGGTTCTATGATAAATAAAATGCCTGGCGATTACTGGCAAAAATTTGCTAATTTAAGACTGTTTTATTCTTATATGTTTGCCCATCCAGGGAAAAAATTATTATTTATGGGAAATGATATTGGACAATTTAACGAATGGAATTGCAAAAAATCTTTAGATTGGAATTTATTGGAATTTGATTCACATAAAAAATTACTTCAATTAGTAACCGATTTAAATAACTTATATCAAGATAATCCAGCATTATATGAATTAGACCATTCACCAGATGGATTCGAATGGATAGATTATAACGACAAAGAAAATAGTGTTATTTCCTTTATAAGAAAAGGAAAAAATCATGAAGAAATGATAATTGCCATATTCAATTTCACTCCAGTTATAAGATATAATTATCGCATAGGTGTTCCAAGAGATGGTTTTTATAAAGAAATACTAAATACAGATTCTGAAATCTACTGGGGAAGCAATGTAGGAAATCAAGGTGGAGTTTATGCTGAAAAAATCCCTTTTCATAATAGAGAATATTCTATAAATTTAACCTTACCTCCTTTAGCTGGAATATATTTTAAATGGGAGAAAAAATAG
- the scpB gene encoding SMC-Scp complex subunit ScpB, whose translation MKNKHLIPIIEAMLFSKPSGFSSKEISEKLNEPEEKINSILIDIWEHYNSEIHGIELENFESKYRFTIKNEIKSILNPKPRVFSLTESQFEILAILLLNGPSSTTEIEKSRGKSSYHQIKKLLEMGLIIKKRKENAKNRYLYALSEMFFELLPEKTINKLRGAKIDKTSNVSSKNR comes from the coding sequence ATGAAAAATAAACACCTTATACCAATAATTGAAGCAATGCTTTTTTCAAAACCTTCTGGATTTAGTTCAAAGGAAATATCTGAAAAATTAAATGAACCAGAAGAAAAAATTAATTCTATACTTATTGATATATGGGAACATTATAATTCCGAAATACATGGTATAGAATTAGAAAATTTTGAGAGTAAATATAGATTTACAATAAAAAATGAAATAAAAAGTATATTGAATCCAAAACCAAGAGTTTTTTCTCTTACTGAATCACAATTTGAAATATTGGCAATATTATTGTTAAATGGGCCTTCTTCAACTACAGAAATAGAAAAATCAAGAGGAAAATCATCGTATCATCAAATAAAAAAGCTTTTAGAAATGGGATTAATTATAAAAAAAAGAAAAGAAAATGCGAAAAATAGATATTTATACGCTCTTTCTGAAATGTTTTTTGAATTATTACCGGAAAAAACTATAAATAAATTAAGAGGTGCTAAAATTGATAAAACTTCAAACGTTTCTTCAAAAAATAGGTGA
- a CDS encoding segregation and condensation protein A: MFSDLNIELDIFSGPFETLVQLIKDKKIPVRLLSVSKIASIFNEYIEKNYDNLDDIGEFLRIASYLTLLKSKELLPRSDENKEFTRERNTLYNIIEDYEKIKETMQILQKDFGKNTTKKSVKIKTSRFDKDKIHKQLELYMYDYLQIQQKLEILKESFTVEEAVEELKNKDRFTIKELYVIANHERLRFIVYFLASLMLVRNGLHYITDNYEFIKNTEEVSGNEK; encoded by the coding sequence ATGTTTTCCGATTTAAACATTGAATTAGATATATTTTCAGGTCCTTTTGAAACGCTTGTTCAACTGATTAAAGATAAAAAAATCCCTGTAAGATTATTATCTGTATCAAAAATAGCCAGTATATTCAATGAATATATTGAAAAAAATTATGATAATCTTGATGATATCGGCGAATTTCTGAGAATAGCATCTTATCTTACATTATTAAAATCAAAAGAACTACTTCCACGTTCTGATGAAAACAAAGAATTCACACGAGAAAGAAATACTTTATACAATATAATTGAAGATTATGAAAAAATAAAAGAAACTATGCAAATTTTACAAAAAGATTTTGGAAAAAATACAACGAAAAAATCAGTAAAAATCAAAACTTCACGTTTTGATAAAGATAAAATCCATAAACAACTGGAATTATATATGTATGATTATCTACAAATACAACAAAAATTGGAAATATTAAAAGAGAGTTTTACTGTTGAAGAAGCCGTAGAAGAGTTAAAAAACAAAGATAGATTCACAATAAAGGAACTATATGTAATCGCAAATCATGAACGCTTACGATTTATTGTATATTTTCTTGCCTCTTTAATGCTGGTTAGAAATGGGTTACATTATATAACGGATAATTATGAATTTATAAAAAATACAGAAGAGGTGTCTGGAAATGAAAAATAA
- a CDS encoding DUF4897 domain-containing protein gives MAEGQQKRNSSNFIIFALIFIVGIGIFNYFMAKNARIDFDIINNDNYYYIQDNGNVIMLSKVTVQAKDEKSYNKLLESYKKPDSEKRKVYEDFISNLTKKTGRMFELISVQSTVSVSDGYKINVIEKSEIKGFIQKKDNNKYEFSLDDQKINLNSATLYIYKPENWDFIKVIPNPTEITENYLLWKNTGEIEFPEVTLERK, from the coding sequence ATGGCGGAAGGACAACAAAAGAGGAACTCATCTAATTTTATTATTTTTGCTTTAATATTCATAGTTGGTATAGGTATTTTTAATTATTTTATGGCTAAAAATGCAAGGATAGATTTTGATATAATTAACAATGATAATTATTATTACATTCAGGATAATGGAAATGTTATTATGTTATCAAAAGTAACGGTTCAGGCTAAAGATGAAAAATCATATAATAAGTTATTAGAAAGTTATAAAAAACCAGATTCTGAAAAAAGAAAGGTATATGAAGATTTCATTTCTAATTTGACAAAAAAAACTGGAAGAATGTTTGAATTAATCAGTGTTCAATCAACAGTATCGGTTAGTGATGGTTATAAAATTAATGTTATAGAAAAATCTGAAATTAAAGGATTTATTCAAAAAAAAGATAATAATAAATATGAATTTTCTTTAGATGATCAGAAAATAAATTTAAATAGTGCAACATTATATATATATAAACCGGAAAATTGGGATTTTATCAAAGTTATACCAAATCCAACAGAAATTACGGAAAATTACTTATTATGGAAAAATACAGGTGAAATAGAATTTCCTGAAGTGACATTAGAAAGGAAGTAA
- a CDS encoding DUF6115 domain-containing protein, with protein MVTLIIFIWLIILSVVSLINLSLIISLWRKFNNFSISIDSSIEDQSNTLLARFQKITSSRLRALDNKIEILDQLIKDADEAYMKSFSMLTDLEKKNDELMRIKAVERIKKGKSHFSSLDSKKVEMPDIEDKKRVNDEYYNLQNTFREPYTAQTDQIEENIGNQQNEEMLIKQLAKNKELKENSLKDKIIEYYNRGMSINEIAKMLDKGSGEVKLIIDLYNRNTL; from the coding sequence ATGGTAACATTAATAATTTTTATTTGGTTAATAATTTTGTCAGTCGTTTCTTTGATAAATTTATCGTTAATAATATCGTTATGGAGAAAATTTAATAATTTTTCTATTTCGATTGATTCATCAATTGAAGATCAATCTAATACTTTATTGGCAAGGTTTCAAAAAATAACTTCTTCGAGGTTACGAGCACTTGATAATAAAATAGAAATATTGGATCAGTTGATAAAAGATGCAGATGAAGCTTATATGAAATCATTTTCCATGCTTACGGATCTGGAAAAGAAGAATGATGAATTGATGAGAATTAAAGCTGTAGAAAGAATAAAAAAGGGAAAATCACATTTTTCGAGTTTGGATTCTAAAAAAGTAGAAATGCCAGATATTGAAGATAAAAAAAGAGTCAACGATGAATATTATAATCTTCAAAATACATTTAGAGAACCTTATACAGCACAAACAGATCAAATAGAAGAAAATATTGGAAACCAACAAAATGAAGAAATGTTGATAAAACAATTAGCCAAGAATAAGGAATTGAAAGAAAACTCATTAAAAGATAAAATTATAGAATATTATAATAGAGGAATGAGTATAAATGAAATAGCAAAAATGCTGGATAAAGGTTCTGGAGAGGTAAAATTAATAATAGATTTATACAATAGAAATACGTTGTAA
- a CDS encoding glycerate kinase type-2 family protein, with protein sequence MIDNLLTNDLKEIINYSIESVLPENAVKNNIKKLNIGNKIFLISIGKAAWRMAKAAKEELGNKIEKGIVITKYKHSMGNIDNIEIYEAGHPIPDNNSIKATKRAIEMIKNLDNNYEILFLISGGGSALFELPEEDINLEDIQKMTEKLLKSGASIVEINAVRKRMSMVKGGKFASLISPKKVYALVLSDVLGNKIDSIASGPAYIDETTTEDIFKILKKYNIVVNDKIKKALIKETPKKIDNTEHIIIGSVNVACNSAIKKSKDMGYNTLLLTTTLNCEAKEAGKFFASIAKEIIDSNEPIKPPCAIIAGGETVVTVKGNGLGGRNQELSYSFALEIEGKRNIIFASIGTDGTDGPTDAAGGIVNGNTIKKIKEKGLDPLIFLENNDTYNGLNEANSLLKLGPTGTNVNDIMILLIK encoded by the coding sequence ATTATCGATAATTTATTAACAAATGATTTAAAGGAAATAATAAACTACTCAATTGAATCTGTTTTGCCTGAAAATGCTGTAAAAAATAATATAAAAAAGTTAAATATTGGAAATAAAATATTTTTAATCTCAATTGGAAAAGCAGCGTGGAGAATGGCAAAAGCGGCAAAAGAAGAATTAGGAAATAAAATAGAAAAAGGAATAGTTATAACAAAGTATAAGCATAGTATGGGAAATATTGACAATATAGAAATATACGAAGCGGGACATCCTATTCCAGATAATAATTCGATAAAAGCTACAAAAAGAGCTATAGAAATGATAAAAAATTTAGATAATAATTATGAAATATTATTTTTGATATCTGGTGGTGGATCAGCTTTGTTTGAACTTCCTGAAGAAGATATAAATCTTGAGGATATTCAAAAAATGACAGAAAAATTATTAAAATCTGGAGCGAGTATAGTTGAAATCAACGCAGTAAGAAAAAGGATGTCAATGGTAAAGGGAGGAAAATTTGCATCTTTGATATCACCAAAAAAAGTATATGCATTAGTGTTGTCAGATGTATTGGGAAATAAGATTGATAGCATAGCTTCTGGACCCGCTTATATTGATGAAACAACTACAGAGGATATTTTTAAAATATTAAAAAAATACAATATAGTAGTAAATGATAAAATAAAAAAAGCACTTATAAAAGAAACACCGAAGAAAATAGATAATACAGAACATATTATAATTGGTAGTGTGAATGTAGCCTGTAATTCAGCAATAAAAAAATCAAAAGATATGGGATACAATACTTTATTATTAACAACTACATTAAATTGCGAAGCTAAAGAAGCTGGAAAGTTTTTTGCATCAATAGCAAAGGAAATTATTGATTCAAATGAACCCATAAAACCACCATGTGCGATTATCGCTGGCGGGGAAACAGTTGTAACTGTAAAAGGAAATGGATTAGGAGGAAGAAATCAAGAATTGTCGTATTCATTTGCTCTGGAAATAGAAGGAAAAAGAAATATTATATTTGCCTCAATTGGAACAGATGGAACAGATGGTCCAACTGATGCCGCTGGCGGAATTGTTAACGGAAATACGATAAAGAAAATTAAAGAAAAAGGATTAGATCCTCTAATTTTTCTTGAAAATAATGATACATATAATGGGTTAAATGAAGCTAATTCATTGTTGAAACTTGGCCCAACAGGGACAAATGTAAATGATATAATGATTTTATTAATTAAATAA
- the trpS gene encoding tryptophan--tRNA ligase: MRILSGMRATGKLHLGHVLVLEDWKKLQDEGNETFFFVADWHALTTHKEESHIIYQSTLDIVRGYLAADIDPKKSVIFVQSAIKEHAELYLLFNMLVSVSRLERIPTYKDLKENLENRDLSTAGFLTYPVLQTADILIYKATGVPVGEDQVYHIELSREIARRFNNLYKEIFPEPKPLVTRIPKLPGTDGRKMSKSYGNIIMIDENSESLKKKIMPMMTDPARMRRTDPGNPEKCPVWDYHKAFTHKNQELNWVANGCKTADIGCVQCKKLLLKNMEERLKPIWEKYSKISDKDVLNVIHEGNKKASNIAQKTLAEVREAMNLRW, from the coding sequence ATGAGAATATTAAGTGGTATGCGTGCAACTGGAAAATTGCATCTTGGACATGTGTTAGTTTTGGAAGATTGGAAAAAATTGCAGGATGAAGGTAATGAAACATTCTTTTTCGTTGCTGACTGGCACGCTTTAACTACTCATAAAGAAGAGAGTCACATTATATATCAATCAACACTTGATATAGTTAGAGGATATTTAGCTGCTGATATAGACCCAAAAAAGTCTGTTATTTTTGTTCAATCTGCAATTAAAGAACATGCTGAACTATATTTATTATTTAATATGTTAGTTTCTGTAAGTAGATTGGAAAGAATTCCAACATACAAAGATTTAAAAGAAAATTTAGAAAACAGAGATCTTTCAACTGCAGGATTTTTAACTTATCCTGTATTGCAAACTGCAGATATTCTGATTTATAAAGCAACTGGTGTCCCTGTAGGTGAAGATCAGGTATATCACATTGAATTAAGCCGTGAAATTGCAAGACGATTTAATAATCTATACAAAGAAATATTCCCGGAACCAAAACCACTTGTTACAAGGATTCCTAAACTTCCTGGAACAGATGGAAGGAAAATGTCAAAAAGTTATGGGAATATTATAATGATAGATGAAAATTCAGAAAGTTTAAAAAAGAAAATTATGCCAATGATGACAGATCCAGCGAGAATGAGAAGAACTGATCCTGGAAATCCAGAAAAATGTCCAGTATGGGATTATCATAAAGCTTTTACGCATAAAAATCAAGAATTAAATTGGGTAGCAAATGGTTGTAAAACCGCCGATATTGGTTGTGTTCAATGTAAAAAATTACTACTAAAAAATATGGAAGAAAGATTAAAACCTATATGGGAAAAATATAGTAAAATATCAGATAAAGATGTTTTAAACGTTATACATGAAGGAAATAAAAAAGCTTCAAATATTGCCCAAAAAACGCTTGCCGAAGTGCGGGAGGCTATGAATCTCAGGTGGTGA
- a CDS encoding pseudouridine synthase gives MLKLIKLQTFLQKIGEGSRREIGNLIISGKVKVNGEIIREPWFKVVEEDVIEINNKKIHVKDKIEEAENYVYYLIHKPVGYLSALKDDRGRKTITDLIKNKIKEKVFHVGRLDYNTSGLMLLTNDGDLANLLLHPKRKIYKTYKVLINKHIKEKDLKILENGILIEGGYKTQPATIEKVQKKGKYSEITLSIHEGKKRQIRLMFKALGYNVIKLKRIKFGPWNISEVKNPGDIKKLNSEDIKKLKDYLKSRS, from the coding sequence GTGCTAAAATTGATAAAACTTCAAACGTTTCTTCAAAAAATAGGTGAAGGCTCAAGAAGAGAAATTGGAAATTTAATTATATCTGGAAAAGTTAAAGTAAATGGTGAAATAATACGAGAACCATGGTTCAAAGTTGTAGAAGAGGATGTTATTGAAATAAATAACAAAAAAATTCATGTCAAAGATAAAATTGAAGAAGCGGAAAATTATGTTTATTATTTAATTCATAAACCTGTTGGATATTTATCAGCATTGAAGGATGATAGAGGAAGAAAAACAATAACCGATTTAATAAAAAATAAAATTAAAGAAAAGGTTTTTCATGTAGGAAGATTGGATTATAATACCTCTGGATTAATGTTACTCACAAATGATGGAGACCTTGCTAACTTACTTCTTCATCCAAAAAGAAAAATTTATAAAACATATAAAGTTTTAATAAACAAACACATAAAAGAAAAGGATTTAAAAATTCTAGAAAATGGAATTTTAATTGAAGGTGGCTATAAAACTCAACCTGCAACCATTGAGAAGGTTCAAAAAAAAGGTAAATATTCAGAAATAACTTTAAGCATACATGAAGGTAAAAAAAGGCAAATTAGATTAATGTTTAAAGCTCTGGGATATAATGTAATTAAATTAAAAAGAATTAAATTTGGTCCATGGAATATTAGCGAGGTTAAAAATCCTGGAGATATAAAAAAATTAAATTCAGAAGATATTAAAAAATTAAAGGATTACTTGAAAAGCAGAAGCTAA